The nucleotide sequence TGTCTTTTCCATAAAAAATCTATATTTTTAGCATTTCCGTAAAGTATAAGCCTCTTTTCATCATCGCTTAATTCATAGTAAGGAGTTTTAATATTTATACCGTTTTGTTCGCAAAAAGCAAGTGTAAATTTATAAAAATAACTCTTATTAAATCCATACATCACTTTTATAGCACCACCTTCTACGCTGAGATTTTCATCGATGATTTTGTTTAGATCTAAGCTAAAACGGATCCCAAGTCCGTCGCAGCTAGGACAAGCGCCTTTTGGAGAGTTGAAGCTAAAGCTTAAGGGTTCAAGAGCGTTAAATGATATTTTACAATCAAAACAAGCATTATGTTCGCTAAAGTGTATAAAACTCTTTTCTAAGCTTAACTCTTCAGCGTTGCTTATATCGATCTCTACTTCGCCAAAACTCTCGTGGAGTGCTTTTTCGACGTCACTTGCTATCCTTGAAGAGTTTTCTGGGCTTATGACTACTCTATCTATCACAACTTTTATAGTGTGTTTTTTGGTTTTGCTAAGTTCTATCTCTTCATCTAGCCTTACCATTACGCCATCTATCATAGCTCTTACGTAGCCTTTGTTAGCAAGACTCTCTAGTTCGTCTGTAAAACTTCCCTTTTTTTCGCGTACGATAGGAGCCAGTATTGTTATCTTAGCGTCATTTGGTAGTTTTAAAATTTGATCTATGATATCACTTGCGCTCATTTTTGAGACGATTTTACCGCATTTATGGCAGTGTTGAACTCCGATTCTAGCGTATAAAAGTCTTAGATAATCATAAATTTCAGTTATAGTTCCTACAGTTGAGCGAGGATTTTTACTTGTTGATTTTTGATCGATTGCGATAGCAGGAGTAAGACCTTCGATGTGATCGACGTCTGGTTTTCCCACTCTATCTAAAAACTGCCTTGCGTAAGAAGAAAGGCTCTCTATATAGCGTCTTTGACCCTCTGCGTAAAGTGTGTCAAAAGCGAGCGTACTTTTTCCGCTACCGCTAAGTCCTGTGAATACTACAAGGCGGTTTTTTGGTATTTCTAAGCTGATATTTTTAAGATTGTGCTCTTTTGCACCTGTTATTTTTATAGTTTCTCTCATAATTCGTCCATTAAATTTAAAAACTGCAATTATATCTAAAATTGTTTTAATCTTAAAGAAACAAGGAAAAATCTAAATTTAAATACTGAATTTCAAATAATCTCTGTTATGTCCTTGACTACGGCTGTATCTGGTCTAAGGATTGAATTTTATCGGCTAAATTTCTAGCCAAGAAAAATCTTTTTTATAGTTAGTAAAAACAGTGTCATATTAAATCCTAAATTTAGTCGTTTTTGTTTTGTTCTGTCTATTTTTATAGATGCGTTTGTACCAAAATATACGCCAATTAACGCTCCTATACCAAGGGCAAATCCGTGGTAATAATCCACAAGTCCATTTATGCTAAGGCTTATAAATCCGCTAATTCCTGCAAAAACTACAAAAAATAACCCCATAGATACAGCTTTTTTGATATCGTATCCTAAAAATCCAAAAAATATAAGGCTTATAAGCATTCCTCCACCGATTCCGACGCTGACGCCCATTATACCTACAAAAATACCTATTATGATAAGTATAGGTTTAGATAGTTTTTTCTCTTCGCTAACAAAACTTTTTTTGATAAAAGCCTTTATGATCATAATGAAAAGCAGACTCGCAAACATACATTCTAGCCATAAAGATGGAGTGTATTTGACTATAAATCCACTTAAAAATGCACCAAATATACCGCCGATTCCTACGTAAAATCCCTCTCCAAATTTAAACATACCTTTTTTATAGTTGATATATGAGCCAAAAAGTGAGCTAAATATCATCTGCATGACTGATATTCCAATCGCGTATTTGATATCATATCCTAAAAATACAAGCACGCTTACGATAATTCCGCCGCCACCGATCCCGAAAAATCCCGACGCAAATCCTACAAAAACACCAAAAAAGCTAAGTAGCAAAAACTCACTCATTTTTAGTCCTAATTTCTAAATTTAAAAAAATATTTTTTTCACCATTAACCCAAACATAGATATATAAAGTGCTACAAGCCACCATTTTTGAGCTTGTTTGTCTATTTTATGGCTGGTTTTCGTACCAAAATACACGCCTATCAATGAACCTACTGCTATCAAAAGTCCTGCTTTATAGTTTATAAGATCATGAAAAGCAAGACTTACAAAACCAGAAATAGAGCTAAAAAGTACAAAAAATAGACTTATATATACGGATTTTTTGATATCCATTCCTAAAAATCCTACTAAAATCGGAGTTAAAAGTATCCCGCCACCAGCTCCCATAGATATGGCGATTACTCCGGTAAAAAATCCAACTATAAATAATATGGATTTTGGAGGATTTTTTGGCGTAGCAGATGTATTTACATAGAAAAATTTTGATATAGATATAGCTAAAATGATGAGCAAACCCCACTCTAAAACTCTTTCTTGCACATTTGATACGACAAATCCAGATAAGCTAGCTCCTAAAAATCCACCCAATCCAACTATAAATCCGTCTTTGAGAATGAAATTTGAGCTTTTATAATTTATAAAGCTACCAAAAGTAGCACTTAAAACCATTTGAAGTATGGATATGCCTATAGCTTCTTTGATATCGTATCCTAAAGCGAGCATTATAGGCACTAAAACCGTTCCGCCGCCGATCCCGAAAAATCCAGATATGAAGCCTATCAAGATGCCAAATACCGGAAGTAAGATCATGCTATCCTTTCAAATTTGAATTAGAGATTGTATCAATTTAGATATAAAACATTGCTTACTAATAACAGATAGTTTTAAATTTAAAAATATAAAGTACAATGAAGCATTTCTATTTTAAAGGATAAGAATGAAGAGAATTTTACTTTTAGCAAGTCTGCTTGTGGGATTTGCATTTGCAGGAGATAAGATGTTAATTACTGGATTTAGTCCGCTTGGAGTCGATGAAACTGCAGTTAAGTTACAAAATATTTTAAAAGAAAAAGGTCTTAAAGTATTTGGCGTATTTGAGCACTCTAAACTAGCAAAAGAGGCAAATTTGGAGATGAGAGATACTGTTGTAGTCGCTTTTGGAGCTCCAAAAGCAGGAACTCCGCTTATGCAGTGCGAGCCATCAATCGCTCTTGAACTTCCACTAAAAATGGTGATTTATAAAGATAACGACGCAAAAACAGTTGTCGCTTATAGAGATATCAAAGATGTAGCAAAAAGTTATGGTGCAAACTGTGATGAGGTAGTAAATAAACTAAGTGCAGCTCAATCAAACTTCTTTAAAGCCATTACGAAATAGTTTAAATTTAACCTTATAGCTTATATTTTCAGGGTCAAATTTATATAAATTTAACCCTGATGCTTTTGCAAGACGCTTTTATCAAAGATTTTCTTTTTATATTTAAGTCATTTTTTAAATTTAAACTTTAATAGTTTGTTAAGTGTTATTTAGTAAAAATACAATAAATTTAAAACAAAAAAAGTAGTTATCATAAAAAATGGTTATTCTATCGGCTTTGTTAGCTATTTTGTCTGCAAACGGATTAATGATTGTTATTTCTAAATTTGATGATTTCTATGAACTAACGTACTAAGGAGTTGATTATGGATAAGATAACAAGTTTTCCGCTCTCAGGCTTTTTTGGCTCAGGTCTTCTTGATGAACTAGCAAATGTATCGACAAAAGATAGGGGTGTTATGC is from Campylobacter fetus subsp. testudinum 03-427 and encodes:
- a CDS encoding putative membrane protein, sulfite exporter TauE/SafE family (Pfam match to PF01925.15 TauE), with the protein product MSEFLLLSFFGVFVGFASGFFGIGGGGIIVSVLVFLGYDIKYAIGISVMQMIFSSLFGSYINYKKGMFKFGEGFYVGIGGIFGAFLSGFIVKYTPSLWLECMFASLLFIMIIKAFIKKSFVSEEKKLSKPILIIIGIFVGIMGVSVGIGGGMLISLIFFGFLGYDIKKAVSMGLFFVVFAGISGFISLSINGLVDYYHGFALGIGALIGVYFGTNASIKIDRTKQKRLNLGFNMTLFLLTIKKIFLG
- a CDS encoding putative membrane protein, sulfite exporter TauE/SafE family (Pfam match to PF01925.15 TauE); translation: MILLPVFGILIGFISGFFGIGGGTVLVPIMLALGYDIKEAIGISILQMVLSATFGSFINYKSSNFILKDGFIVGLGGFLGASLSGFVVSNVQERVLEWGLLIILAISISKFFYVNTSATPKNPPKSILFIVGFFTGVIAISMGAGGGILLTPILVGFLGMDIKKSVYISLFFVLFSSISGFVSLAFHDLINYKAGLLIAVGSLIGVYFGTKTSHKIDKQAQKWWLVALYISMFGLMVKKIFF
- a CDS encoding putative protein (DUF302 domain) (Pfam match to PF03625.10 DUF302), producing MKRILLLASLLVGFAFAGDKMLITGFSPLGVDETAVKLQNILKEKGLKVFGVFEHSKLAKEANLEMRDTVVVAFGAPKAGTPLMQCEPSIALELPLKMVIYKDNDAKTVVAYRDIKDVAKSYGANCDEVVNKLSAAQSNFFKAITK